A genome region from Pseudodesulfovibrio alkaliphilus includes the following:
- a CDS encoding AzlC family ABC transporter permease, whose amino-acid sequence MNSEIMEPQAGFAAWLPGVRQALPIVMGYLPVGAAFGVLAHKTGLSAAETALMSLLVYAGSAQLIAVAMFAAGMPPVSIVVTTFVVNLRHLLMTASLAPGLKGWSRCQLGLFAYQVTDETFAVHSSRFARGETGRAVGFAINVTAHAAWVLASWLGHLAGAAIPDVRPLGLDYALPAMFIALLTMQVRNGLHVLVAGFSGLAAMVLIQAGADRFSVIVATIAGATFGAGVESWMKRQSS is encoded by the coding sequence ATGAACAGCGAAATCATGGAGCCGCAGGCGGGCTTTGCCGCATGGCTTCCGGGCGTCCGGCAGGCGCTGCCCATTGTCATGGGCTATCTGCCCGTTGGCGCGGCCTTTGGCGTGCTGGCCCACAAGACGGGGCTTTCGGCCGCTGAGACCGCGCTCATGTCGCTGCTGGTCTACGCGGGCTCGGCCCAGCTCATTGCGGTGGCCATGTTTGCCGCAGGCATGCCGCCGGTATCCATTGTGGTCACCACCTTTGTGGTCAACCTGCGCCACCTGCTCATGACAGCTTCCCTGGCACCGGGGCTCAAGGGGTGGAGCCGGTGCCAACTCGGACTGTTCGCCTATCAGGTCACGGATGAGACCTTTGCCGTGCACTCCTCCCGCTTTGCCAGGGGCGAGACGGGCCGCGCCGTGGGCTTCGCCATCAACGTCACAGCCCACGCGGCCTGGGTGCTGGCTTCCTGGCTGGGCCACCTTGCCGGGGCGGCCATACCGGATGTCAGGCCCCTGGGCCTTGATTACGCCCTGCCCGCCATGTTCATCGCCCTCCTGACCATGCAGGTGCGCAACGGGCTGCACGTCCTGGTGGCCGGGTTCAGCGGACTGGCGGCCATGGTTCTGATCCAGGCCGGGGCCGACAGGTTCAGCGTGATCGTCGCCACCATTGCTGGCGCAACCTTTGGAGCGGGAGTGGAGTCGTGGATGAAACGGCAGTCTTCCTGA
- a CDS encoding PLP-dependent aminotransferase family protein, whose translation MHDQTTSGDHVPHDTAPDGGASYRYQAVERHIMTMVGSGALGLGDRLPSLRTLSANLGVSISTANQAYVELERKGVIESRPRSGFFVRRPAVRLPLAERTESGHHDGPRPVTRSGLIQTVLEAVGRSDTVPLGVIAPGPELLPRKELSRITAAVVRDDPVRAMGYAPIPGDPELVRQIAFRSMEHGMNTAPDEPVVTAGCMEALYLALRSVCRAGDAVLIQSPTYYCFLQLLETLGLRAVEIPSHPEGGVRPEELDRALRTFAIAACVLAPNFNNPDASLTPDAARREIVSMLARRDIPLVEDDVSTDLHFAQARPGTYKQYDRAGLVLLCSSFSKTLSPGYRVGWMLPGRFRRKVLEIKATTNVSTSTPAQMAIAEYLRQGRMERHLKRLRSALERQMDTMQLHLGRHFPPGTRVSHPSGGAVLWVQLPGGVDSVELFFRARARSIGIAPGAIFSTGDAFAGYIRLSCGAPWTDALHDGIRTLGQMASAMLGGE comes from the coding sequence ATGCACGACCAGACAACATCGGGCGACCACGTCCCGCACGATACCGCACCAGACGGCGGGGCGTCCTACCGCTATCAGGCTGTGGAGCGCCACATCATGACCATGGTCGGGTCCGGCGCCCTCGGCCTGGGCGACAGACTGCCTTCCCTGCGCACCCTGAGCGCCAACCTCGGGGTGTCCATTTCCACGGCCAATCAGGCCTATGTGGAACTGGAGCGCAAGGGAGTCATCGAATCAAGGCCACGCTCAGGGTTCTTTGTCCGCCGCCCGGCCGTCCGGCTGCCCCTTGCGGAGCGCACCGAGTCCGGCCACCACGACGGCCCCCGTCCGGTGACACGCAGCGGGCTGATCCAGACCGTGCTCGAGGCCGTGGGCCGAAGCGACACCGTGCCGCTTGGCGTCATCGCCCCCGGGCCTGAACTGCTGCCGCGCAAGGAGCTTTCACGGATCACGGCGGCAGTGGTACGCGATGACCCTGTCCGGGCCATGGGCTACGCGCCCATCCCCGGCGACCCGGAACTGGTGCGTCAGATCGCCTTTCGCTCCATGGAGCACGGCATGAACACGGCCCCTGACGAGCCGGTGGTCACGGCCGGGTGCATGGAGGCGCTCTATCTGGCCCTGCGCTCTGTCTGCCGCGCAGGCGACGCCGTGCTCATCCAGTCGCCCACCTATTACTGCTTCCTGCAACTTCTCGAAACCCTGGGCCTGAGGGCCGTGGAGATTCCGTCCCACCCCGAGGGCGGCGTCCGCCCGGAGGAGCTTGACCGCGCCCTGCGTACCTTCGCCATCGCGGCCTGTGTTCTGGCCCCCAACTTCAACAATCCGGACGCCAGCCTGACCCCGGACGCAGCCAGACGCGAGATCGTGTCCATGCTCGCCCGCCGGGACATCCCGCTGGTGGAGGACGACGTGTCCACGGACCTGCACTTCGCCCAGGCGCGTCCAGGCACCTACAAGCAATACGACAGGGCCGGGCTGGTCCTGCTCTGCTCCTCCTTCTCGAAGACCCTCTCCCCTGGCTATCGCGTGGGCTGGATGCTGCCCGGCCGGTTTCGCCGCAAGGTGCTGGAGATCAAGGCCACCACCAACGTCTCCACCTCGACCCCGGCCCAAATGGCCATCGCCGAGTATCTTCGCCAGGGCCGCATGGAGCGTCACCTCAAACGGCTGCGATCCGCCCTGGAGCGGCAGATGGACACCATGCAACTCCATCTGGGCAGGCACTTTCCGCCCGGCACCCGCGTCAGCCATCCGTCAGGCGGGGCCGTGCTCTGGGTCCAACTGCCCGGCGGCGTGGACTCGGTGGAACTCTTCTTCCGCGCCCGGGCCAGGTCCATCGGCATCGCGCCCGGGGCCATCTTCTCCACTGGCGACGCATTTGCCGGATACATCCGCCTCAGTTGCGGCGCACCCTGGACCGACGCCCTGCACGACGGCATCCGCACCCTGGGCCAGATGGCCTCGGCCATGCTCGGCGGGGAGTGA
- a CDS encoding electron transfer flavoprotein subunit alpha: MNTVLFLAHTECDGTLHKSALEALTAATALAGGLGHTLVVGIIGAEVTAAADSVAQCGARIYGVSGPAFADGRYASDLAAAEAVAKACDAQIVVAPATSRFSRALPGLAVRLGGRVDTHLSGLEAADGQPVARRWFYRQRMEGTLTRSERPWVLTLDSGCAEPFSGAGKAEVEALAVDVATRTTVSGLECPSADQQTIRPDARVLLVAGAGWTKKQADGAVHVDAAEETILTFLNATKSSLGSSKSLVDISGEGHAVISFLTHMHQVGQTGSSPRHAKGLATCCHGEEPHVVGWRFIGERRAINTDAGCGWAQGKCDVLYVGDAFAVMKKVNELLG, translated from the coding sequence ATGAATACCGTTCTTTTTCTTGCACACACCGAATGCGACGGCACTCTGCACAAGTCCGCCCTTGAGGCGCTCACGGCTGCCACGGCGCTGGCCGGGGGGCTTGGGCACACGTTGGTCGTGGGCATCATCGGCGCGGAGGTGACTGCCGCGGCAGACTCCGTGGCGCAATGCGGCGCCAGGATATACGGCGTGTCTGGCCCCGCCTTTGCTGACGGGCGTTACGCCTCTGATCTGGCCGCTGCCGAGGCCGTGGCCAAGGCATGCGATGCGCAAATCGTCGTGGCTCCGGCCACCTCGCGCTTCAGCCGCGCCCTGCCCGGACTGGCCGTGCGCCTGGGCGGCCGGGTGGACACGCATCTCTCGGGGCTCGAAGCGGCAGACGGACAGCCCGTGGCCCGGCGCTGGTTCTACCGTCAGCGCATGGAGGGCACCCTGACCCGCAGCGAGCGGCCCTGGGTGCTGACCCTCGATTCCGGCTGCGCCGAGCCCTTCTCCGGCGCGGGCAAGGCCGAGGTGGAGGCGCTGGCCGTGGATGTGGCGACACGTACCACCGTGTCCGGCCTGGAATGCCCTTCGGCCGACCAGCAGACCATCCGGCCCGATGCCAGGGTGCTCCTGGTGGCCGGGGCGGGCTGGACCAAGAAGCAAGCCGACGGCGCGGTCCATGTGGATGCCGCCGAGGAGACCATTCTGACCTTTCTGAACGCCACCAAGAGTTCCCTCGGCTCTTCCAAGTCCCTGGTGGACATCTCTGGCGAGGGGCATGCGGTGATTTCGTTCCTGACGCACATGCACCAGGTGGGGCAGACCGGCTCTTCGCCCCGCCACGCCAAGGGGCTGGCCACCTGCTGCCATGGCGAGGAGCCGCATGTGGTCGGCTGGCGGTTCATCGGCGAGCGCCGGGCCATCAACACCGATGCCGGGTGCGGCTGGGCCCAGGGCAAATGCGACGTACTCTATGTGGGCGACGCCTTTGCCGTCATGAAAAAGGTCAACGAACTCCTCGGCTGA
- a CDS encoding DarT ssDNA thymidine ADP-ribosyltransferase family protein, whose amino-acid sequence MMSSLVKDKVQELGISRLCHFTPSRNLPYMLEGRAGVLPTKLLAGDVRKVYNPTDLDRLDGHPESICCSIEYPNAWYLSKAKGKEKLFSDWLVLLISPHYLWQEGTLFCPRNAATQYGRLLREGVDGFSWLYEDVVVGSYGKNFVRGATRISACPTDEQAEVLVKGKIPLEDIQGICVVNETQAKNELARIRINQQVLDVPFYVAPDLFDKYELSRMIQAGERPREILFGE is encoded by the coding sequence ATGATGAGTAGTTTGGTCAAGGACAAGGTGCAAGAGCTAGGGATTAGCCGTTTGTGCCATTTTACACCGTCAAGAAATCTTCCGTATATGCTAGAAGGAAGGGCTGGGGTGCTGCCAACAAAGTTGTTGGCTGGTGATGTTAGAAAGGTTTATAATCCTACGGACTTAGATCGACTCGACGGGCATCCAGAATCGATTTGCTGTTCAATAGAATATCCGAATGCGTGGTATCTCTCAAAAGCCAAAGGGAAAGAAAAGTTGTTTTCAGATTGGCTGGTCCTCCTAATTTCTCCGCATTATCTGTGGCAGGAAGGGACACTTTTTTGTCCTCGAAATGCTGCAACACAGTATGGACGATTGTTGAGAGAAGGCGTTGACGGCTTTTCGTGGTTGTATGAAGATGTCGTGGTGGGATCCTATGGAAAAAATTTCGTCCGAGGTGCAACTCGGATAAGTGCATGCCCAACAGACGAACAGGCAGAAGTCCTCGTCAAAGGCAAGATTCCATTAGAGGATATTCAGGGGATTTGCGTAGTGAATGAAACGCAAGCTAAAAACGAATTAGCAAGAATTCGAATAAACCAACAAGTTTTGGATGTACCTTTCTACGTAGCTCCTGATTTGTTTGATAAATACGAGTTGAGTAGGATGATTCAAGCAGGCGAGAGACCTCGAGAAATCCTATTTGGAGAATGA
- a CDS encoding ADP-ribosylglycohydrolase family protein, with the protein MSNTLTIDINSKSCGSFLGAAIGDSLGWPYELRAGTVQVSYTGKDAFPDWSRRTGGRFYNHEEVIGAGDYSDDTQLILATARSLQYGKKWFDAFSLVELPFWTKYERGGGGATKRAAKLWLEGRQPWQAADKQRHQYFQAGGNGVAMRILPHCIDRAVDAEFRLLANDIFRNGITTHGHPLALIGALAYGYAVWHGVKVFKTLEYGELVDTLLSSVSDWGAIPSDNDLYGEWFDAANQALKNYQELWNKSLDSFVRNLEFIKSEIQKGALLVEGDVLGKIGFYDKRINGAGTVAAMSAVFIVSSNAINPEQGLLKVAKADGADSDTIASMAGGLYGALFGEEWAARYIEYVQDREYIRRISKQIVNNPGATDKTPPPITESMLTSFYNKLPALIADKKVILPDGRRATLLEGVEIAPETAKYSVVRYKFITDDSQKLYIKKFSRKPQKERTLLDYATTAHGKSDIARPQSVSNRIGVKIGTSLFEETIDFYSNRAGLEVKKKTNDYARFKNGLSVYKNAKNKNGEQTPSLVLCFMVEDIKAVFKNIEQSDLKIVTSLTTAEAESFFKCLDPNGYVVEFNQV; encoded by the coding sequence ATGAGCAATACCCTCACAATAGATATAAATTCTAAATCATGCGGATCATTTCTTGGGGCGGCGATAGGGGATTCCCTTGGATGGCCTTACGAGTTGCGTGCTGGAACTGTTCAGGTTTCGTATACTGGCAAAGACGCTTTTCCCGATTGGTCTAGAAGAACTGGTGGTAGGTTCTACAATCATGAAGAAGTTATTGGCGCTGGGGACTATAGTGATGACACTCAACTGATTTTAGCAACTGCCAGAAGTCTTCAGTATGGTAAAAAATGGTTTGATGCATTTTCATTAGTTGAACTTCCATTTTGGACCAAGTATGAGCGCGGTGGTGGAGGGGCAACCAAGCGAGCAGCTAAGCTTTGGCTGGAAGGAAGACAGCCTTGGCAAGCGGCGGATAAACAGCGGCATCAATATTTTCAAGCAGGTGGCAATGGCGTGGCAATGAGAATCCTTCCTCATTGCATAGATAGGGCAGTTGATGCTGAATTTAGATTACTTGCGAATGATATCTTTCGTAATGGCATCACTACACATGGTCACCCATTAGCTCTTATTGGTGCTTTAGCATATGGGTATGCTGTTTGGCATGGGGTTAAGGTCTTTAAGACATTAGAGTATGGTGAATTAGTCGATACGCTTCTTTCTTCTGTGTCTGATTGGGGGGCGATACCTAGCGATAATGATCTTTATGGTGAATGGTTTGATGCTGCGAATCAAGCTTTGAAAAACTATCAAGAATTGTGGAACAAATCTCTAGATAGCTTTGTACGCAACCTAGAATTCATAAAAAGCGAAATACAAAAGGGAGCATTGCTAGTCGAAGGCGATGTACTTGGTAAAATTGGTTTTTATGATAAGCGAATCAATGGAGCTGGTACAGTCGCTGCTATGTCTGCTGTGTTCATTGTAAGTTCAAATGCGATAAACCCAGAACAAGGGCTGTTGAAAGTTGCGAAAGCTGATGGTGCAGATTCAGATACGATTGCCTCAATGGCTGGAGGGCTGTATGGTGCTCTTTTTGGTGAAGAGTGGGCAGCAAGATATATAGAATATGTTCAAGATCGCGAATATATTAGAAGGATTTCCAAACAAATTGTTAATAATCCAGGGGCAACCGATAAAACTCCGCCACCTATTACGGAAAGCATGTTGACGTCTTTTTATAACAAGCTTCCTGCCCTTATCGCAGATAAGAAAGTCATATTACCTGATGGTAGGAGAGCTACATTGCTAGAAGGTGTCGAGATTGCACCTGAGACGGCAAAGTATAGCGTAGTTAGGTATAAATTTATTACTGATGATAGCCAGAAATTGTACATAAAGAAGTTTTCTCGGAAGCCTCAAAAAGAGAGAACCCTTTTGGATTATGCTACTACTGCTCATGGAAAGTCAGATATTGCAAGGCCACAGTCTGTTTCTAATCGTATTGGTGTTAAAATAGGCACCTCACTTTTTGAAGAAACTATTGACTTTTATTCAAATCGAGCTGGTCTTGAAGTGAAGAAGAAGACGAACGATTATGCTCGCTTTAAGAATGGTCTTTCAGTCTACAAGAATGCAAAAAACAAAAATGGCGAGCAGACACCATCACTAGTGCTTTGCTTCATGGTTGAGGATATCAAAGCTGTTTTTAAAAACATCGAACAGTCTGATCTCAAAATAGTGACAAGCCTAACCACGGCAGAGGCTGAATCCTTTTTTAAGTGCTTAGACCCTAATGGCTATGTTGTCGAATTTAATCAAGTGTAG
- a CDS encoding electron transfer flavoprotein subunit beta/FixA family protein, with the protein MSELHIVVCGSIVPDPLQTLAPTEGPSGWALKNEMMLPAVLDPWAGHALFEAAALAKANPGSRVWLVSLAPKAKLQQVMMSVSQKAPFELVVADGPASGFTDSFETARVLAESIKGIAGLDTGKLLLFGGWQSASRGSGAVMQMVGEILGVTEQFQGVDKLAVRDDGSMEVKERIEGGAYQISVVSGAPAVFGWATGELPEPPNNPQTGMQNMQKNMPALMQAKPADLSGSGLRLSEVAVPQQRRETRVVKDVPVDDMAREIVEWLKA; encoded by the coding sequence ATGAGCGAATTGCATATCGTGGTCTGCGGAAGCATCGTGCCCGACCCGCTTCAGACACTGGCCCCGACCGAGGGCCCTTCCGGCTGGGCGCTCAAGAACGAGATGATGCTTCCAGCCGTGCTTGATCCCTGGGCCGGGCATGCCCTTTTTGAGGCTGCAGCCCTGGCCAAGGCCAACCCCGGCAGTCGCGTCTGGCTGGTGAGCCTGGCGCCCAAGGCCAAGTTGCAGCAGGTGATGATGTCCGTGAGTCAGAAGGCTCCCTTTGAACTGGTGGTGGCCGACGGCCCGGCCTCGGGCTTCACCGACAGCTTCGAGACCGCCAGGGTGCTGGCCGAATCCATCAAGGGCATCGCCGGACTGGACACCGGCAAGCTGCTGCTTTTCGGCGGCTGGCAGTCCGCCTCGCGGGGGTCCGGCGCTGTCATGCAGATGGTGGGCGAGATCCTCGGCGTCACCGAGCAGTTTCAGGGTGTGGACAAGCTTGCGGTGCGCGACGACGGGTCCATGGAGGTCAAGGAACGCATCGAAGGCGGCGCGTATCAGATCTCGGTGGTATCCGGCGCTCCGGCGGTGTTCGGTTGGGCCACGGGCGAGCTGCCCGAGCCGCCCAACAATCCGCAGACAGGTATGCAAAACATGCAAAAGAACATGCCCGCCCTGATGCAGGCCAAGCCCGCCGATCTTTCCGGCTCAGGGCTGAGGCTCTCGGAAGTGGCTGTGCCCCAGCAGCGCCGCGAGACCCGTGTGGTCAAGGACGTGCCGGTGGACGACATGGCCCGCGAAATCGTCGAATGGCTCAAGGCATAG
- a CDS encoding 3'-5' exonuclease, which produces MSLPKPEGRQKEVVYLPAKGHFAILGTAGSGKTTMAILRALFLSDPNTDHCGNTLLVTFNVTLVTYLKSLLVGIPNDIIVENYHKVARGYLNSRGKMRYGAIASNDLRERILNQVISDKRAEHGNLPLLNRSADFFVEEVKWISQHGLRTLQDYVAAERQGRGHFRMRRAQRPLMFEVYEEYVSRRRDHDKDYDWDDLSCSVSDELDNDYSPRLYKHIVIDEGQDLSPEMIRSLVKMVPDDGTITFFGDVAQQIYGNRMSWRSAGLEIAKVWEFEENYRNSKQIARLALEVSRMPFFEGVPDIVEPKTPAADGPLPTLVRCSDLNRAAKLATDLGARLAQTQSVAILYRTRSVERILEPLLPAGSTRLRRDMNEWIDGPGIRYGTFHSSKGLEFDTVIMPFCTLEDLPNSESVSLFGEEEAMAIDGRLFYVGVTRAKRVLLAIYYDELTPLMPENKGLYGVFDDE; this is translated from the coding sequence ATGTCACTGCCAAAACCAGAAGGTAGACAAAAAGAGGTTGTCTACTTGCCAGCCAAAGGTCATTTCGCAATTTTAGGGACTGCTGGTAGCGGTAAAACTACGATGGCGATTTTGCGCGCCTTATTCTTGTCTGACCCCAATACTGATCATTGTGGGAATACCCTGTTGGTAACATTCAATGTTACGCTAGTAACCTATTTGAAGTCCTTACTTGTTGGTATTCCAAATGATATCATTGTAGAAAATTATCATAAGGTTGCTCGAGGATATCTCAATTCACGCGGCAAAATGCGATATGGAGCTATTGCAAGCAACGATTTAAGGGAGAGGATTCTCAACCAAGTCATTTCGGACAAAAGGGCTGAGCATGGAAATCTTCCGCTTTTGAATCGGTCCGCCGATTTTTTTGTCGAAGAAGTTAAGTGGATAAGTCAACACGGTCTTCGGACATTACAAGACTATGTTGCCGCCGAAAGGCAAGGTCGGGGGCATTTCCGTATGAGAAGAGCCCAGCGCCCGTTAATGTTTGAAGTGTACGAAGAGTATGTAAGCAGAAGGCGTGACCATGATAAGGATTACGATTGGGATGATCTATCATGCTCTGTTTCGGATGAACTAGACAATGATTATTCTCCTCGTCTGTATAAACATATCGTGATTGATGAGGGGCAGGATTTGTCGCCAGAAATGATTCGTTCTTTAGTTAAAATGGTTCCTGATGATGGTACGATCACTTTTTTTGGCGATGTCGCTCAACAAATTTATGGGAACAGGATGAGTTGGCGAAGTGCAGGCTTGGAAATCGCGAAAGTCTGGGAATTCGAAGAAAACTACCGAAATTCAAAGCAGATAGCTCGGCTGGCATTGGAAGTGTCGAGAATGCCGTTTTTTGAAGGCGTGCCCGACATTGTTGAGCCGAAGACGCCTGCTGCAGATGGTCCACTCCCAACTTTGGTTCGGTGTTCTGATTTAAATAGAGCTGCGAAATTGGCTACCGACCTAGGGGCGAGGCTGGCCCAAACGCAAAGTGTTGCAATTCTCTACAGAACGAGAAGTGTTGAACGTATTTTGGAACCTCTGCTGCCGGCGGGGAGTACGCGATTGCGGCGAGATATGAATGAGTGGATTGATGGACCAGGAATTCGCTATGGAACGTTTCATTCGAGCAAGGGGCTTGAGTTTGATACAGTCATCATGCCTTTCTGCACACTTGAGGATTTACCGAACTCAGAGTCGGTATCTCTATTCGGTGAAGAAGAGGCTATGGCGATTGATGGACGATTATTTTATGTCGGAGTAACTCGTGCAAAGCGGGTGTTGTTGGCTATATATTATGATGAGCTAACCCCATTGATGCCTGAAAATAAAGGTTTATATGGAGTGTTTGATGATGAGTAG
- a CDS encoding response regulator, translating into MKASENPRQSETAMDTESEAGTPSGQDTGVILVADDSDTNRALIALYFRGTPWRLDFAADGHEAVARFASGCYALILMDIRMPDMDGYEATRRIRAMETERGIAPTPIVAVTADAFPEHQTRCLDAGCTDFLAKPVRKETLLGCVARHTRL; encoded by the coding sequence GTGAAAGCATCAGAAAACCCCAGGCAAAGCGAAACGGCCATGGACACCGAAAGCGAAGCCGGAACGCCTTCCGGCCAGGATACTGGCGTCATCCTGGTGGCCGACGACTCGGACACCAACCGCGCCCTCATCGCCCTCTACTTCCGGGGAACACCCTGGCGGCTCGATTTTGCCGCAGACGGACACGAGGCCGTGGCCCGATTTGCCTCGGGATGCTACGCCCTGATCCTCATGGACATCCGAATGCCCGACATGGACGGCTACGAGGCCACCCGCCGCATCCGCGCCATGGAGACCGAAAGGGGCATTGCGCCCACCCCCATTGTGGCCGTTACGGCCGATGCCTTTCCCGAGCACCAGACCCGGTGCCTGGACGCCGGCTGCACGGACTTCCTGGCAAAACCCGTGCGCAAGGAAACCCTGCTCGGCTGTGTGGCCCGCCACACCCGCCTCTGA
- the rarD gene encoding EamA family transporter RarD, giving the protein MTSRPPSDITAGLLAALAAFIAWGLLPVYWKAVQDVAPLEILCHRILWSLVFIAAILSCKHRWAETFAPLRSPRNLLILSLSSLTIACNWLIYIWAVNNGNVLATSLGYYINPLVNVLFGFLFFRERLNPLQTTAIGLAALGVANSVIGYGEFPWISLTLAVTFACYGLLRKIAAVESLPGLFLETMVLAPAALLYVLHLQAAGRSGFLAGNSHIDLLLIGAGAATALPLIGFAFGARRLRLTTVGLLQYIAPSIAFSLGIFVYNEPFGPTHLLTFALIWSGLALYTIDSIRAIRRHRRTRTMVDRTPEATTTVPTDPAPKGREP; this is encoded by the coding sequence ATGACCTCACGACCCCCAAGCGACATCACTGCCGGGCTTCTTGCCGCCCTCGCCGCATTCATCGCCTGGGGGCTGCTTCCGGTCTACTGGAAGGCGGTCCAGGACGTGGCTCCTCTCGAAATTCTCTGCCACCGCATCCTCTGGTCACTGGTCTTCATCGCCGCCATCCTGTCCTGCAAGCATCGCTGGGCCGAGACCTTCGCCCCCCTGCGCTCGCCGAGAAACCTGCTCATCCTGAGCCTGAGCAGCCTGACCATCGCCTGCAACTGGCTCATCTACATCTGGGCCGTGAACAACGGCAATGTCCTGGCCACCAGCCTGGGCTATTACATCAACCCGCTGGTTAACGTCCTCTTTGGGTTCCTCTTCTTCCGCGAACGGCTCAACCCCCTGCAGACCACGGCCATCGGCCTGGCCGCCCTGGGGGTGGCCAACTCCGTGATCGGTTACGGAGAATTCCCCTGGATTTCCCTGACCCTGGCCGTGACCTTCGCCTGCTACGGGCTGCTGCGCAAGATCGCGGCCGTGGAATCCCTGCCCGGCCTGTTTCTCGAAACCATGGTCCTGGCCCCGGCCGCCCTGCTCTATGTGCTGCACCTCCAGGCCGCTGGCCGCAGCGGCTTTCTGGCCGGCAACTCGCACATCGACCTGCTGCTGATAGGCGCAGGCGCCGCCACGGCCCTGCCTCTCATCGGTTTCGCCTTTGGTGCGCGTCGGCTCCGCCTGACCACCGTGGGGCTGCTGCAATACATTGCGCCCTCCATCGCCTTCTCTCTTGGCATCTTTGTCTACAACGAGCCCTTCGGCCCGACGCACCTGCTGACCTTCGCCCTGATCTGGAGCGGGCTGGCCCTGTACACCATCGACTCGATCCGGGCCATCCGCCGCCATCGCCGCACCCGGACCATGGTCGACCGCACCCCCGAAGCAACGACAACGGTGCCGACCGATCCCGCGCCCAAGGGCCGGGAGCCCTGA
- a CDS encoding AzlD domain-containing protein, with amino-acid sequence MDETAVFLTIVGMTLVTYGPRVAPVLLLASRSLPGPVVRWLSYVPTAVLSAMLFPALLLPDGGFALGLDNLFLWAALPAFLLAWKTRSFFGTVALGMGLVAAGRWFFG; translated from the coding sequence GTGGATGAAACGGCAGTCTTCCTGACCATTGTCGGCATGACTCTGGTTACCTATGGGCCGAGGGTGGCCCCTGTGTTGCTCCTGGCCTCGCGCTCCCTGCCCGGGCCGGTGGTGCGCTGGCTCTCCTACGTGCCCACAGCCGTGCTTTCGGCCATGCTCTTTCCCGCGCTCCTGCTCCCGGACGGGGGATTCGCCCTCGGCCTGGACAATCTCTTTCTCTGGGCGGCGCTTCCCGCCTTTCTTCTCGCCTGGAAGACGCGCAGCTTCTTTGGCACCGTGGCCCTGGGCATGGGGCTGGTGGCCGCTGGCCGCTGGTTTTTCGGATAG